Proteins from one Rosa chinensis cultivar Old Blush chromosome 7, RchiOBHm-V2, whole genome shotgun sequence genomic window:
- the LOC112179512 gene encoding AT-hook motif nuclear-localized protein 5, translating into MDGREAMAISGAQASYYIHRGGHGGSSPGSQIAGLHAPPGFRPNNTAFQQAQSNVRASSAFSVEPSSRPNYPHGISINVSPGGAPSSGEPVKKKRGRPRKYGPGPAPGPGSAPDAPVSLALSPMSSTPNPTPGSTSPTPKRNRGRPPGTGRKQQLANLGEWMNSSAGQAFAPHVITIEAGEDIAAKLLLFSQQRPRALCILSGNGTVSSVALRQPASTGVSVTYEGRFQILCLSGSYLVAEDGGPRDRTGGISVSLSSSDGHVIGGAVAMLIAATPVQIVLCSFVYGSSNKIKSKPVADPNNGQSSEPQHSEKLPSPATAPSTQNYAPSTAGIWPGGRLVDARNAHTGIDLTRG; encoded by the exons ATGGATGGGAGAGAAGCCATGGCCATCTCTGGTGCTCAAGCTTCATACTACATCCATAGGGGAGGCCATGGTGGGTCTTCGCCTGGATCACAGATTGCTGGGCTGCATGCACCCCCTGGGTTCAGGCCCAACAACACTGCCTTTCAACAAGCTCAGTCTAATGTGAGGGCCTCCTCAGCATTCTCAGTAGAGCCTTCTTCGAGACCCAATTACCCTCATGGCATTAGCATCAATGTTTCTCCCGGAGGAGCTCCTTCTTCCGGTGAGCCTGTAAAGAAGAAACGAGGGAGGCCCCGGAAGTATGGCCCTGGTCCTGCTCCTGGCCCCGGTTCGGCTCCTGATGCCCCGGTTTCTCTGGCATTGTCTCCAATGTCTTCAACTCCTAATCCTACTCCAGGATCAACCTCACCGACTCCGAAAAGAAACAGAGGAAGGCCACCTGGGACTGGCAGGAAACAACAATTGGCTAATCTTG GGGAATGGATGAACAGTTCGGCTGGACAGGCTTTTGCACCCCATGTTATCACCATTGAAGCTGGAGAG GACATTGCAGCAAAATTATTGTTATTTTCACAACAGAGGCCAAGGGCACTATGCATCTTGTCAGGAAATGGAACAGTATCTTCAGTAGCACTGCGTCAGCCTGCATCAACTGGTGTCAGTGTCACATATGAG GGTCGTTTCCAGATATTATGCTTGTCAGGTTCTTACCTGGTTGCTGAGGATGGTGGCCCCCGCGATCGAACAGGGGGGATAAGCGTTTCCCTTTCTAGTTCTGATGGTCATGTCATTGGTGGTGCTGTGGCTATGCTTATTGCAGCAACTCCAGTGCAG ATTGTGCTTTGCAGTTTTGTATATGGTAGCTCCAACAAGATCAAGAGCAAGCCAGTGGCTGACCCCAATAATGGGCAGAGTTCTGAGCCTCAGCACAGTGAGAAATTACCTTCACCGGCTACAGCTCCATCTACTCAAAATTATGCTCCATCCACAGCAGGCATTTGGCCTGGGGGGCGGCTAGTTGATGCGAGAAATGCTCACACCGGTATTGACTTGACTCGCGGATGA
- the LOC112177481 gene encoding amino acid transporter AVT1I, which yields MLEDQLTEVQEAKGTSFLKTCFNMINALTGLGLITTPYAVSRTGWSSLPFLIATGIISCYAGILLTKCLNTDASMKTYPDVGFHAFGSKGRMFVSIFMYLELYLVSIGFLIMEADNLERFFPQAGINLRGYHIGGKPFFTMVVGLIILPTMWLKNLRLLAYVSMCGFLSAIIIVVSIVCVGIDGVGFSKRGKIFDLTGIPTSLSLFAFCYGVHSVTPMVYSSMRHRNHFYKILFIVFPLCTVNYIILAVLGYLMFGDDVQSQVIMNLPTSKVISKIAIYTTLAIPIVKYALLMTPLANAIENSLPKKWNNMLIFMFIRTLLLVSTVVLAIVFPYFDTLMALVGAILCVTMSMLLPCICYLKIFRLYRKCSVEVAIIGCIIVIGVAVGVLGTYTSVKERFG from the exons ATGTTGGAAGATCAGCTAACGGAAGTCCAAGAAGCTAAAGGAACAAGCTTCCTGAAAACTTGCTTCAACATGATCAATGCCCTGACAG GACTTGGGCTCATTACAACCCCTTACGCAGTTTCGAGGACTGGGTGGTCAAGCCTTCCTTTTCTTATAGCTACTGGAATTATAAGTTGCTATGCTGGGATCTTACTCACCAAATGCTTGAACACCGATGCATCAATGAAGACCTATCCTGATGTTGGTTTCCATGCATTCGGGTCTAAAGGCAGGATGTTTGTGTCCATTTTCATGTATCTTGAGCTTTACCTAGTCTCAATAGGATTCTTGATAATGGAAGCTGATAATTTAGAAAGGTTTTTCCCACAGGCTGGGATCAATCTACGCGGATATCACATAGGGGGAAAACCATTTTTTACAATGGTTGTGGGGCTAATAATATTACCTACAATGTGGTTGAAAAACCTACGATTGCTTGCCTACGTCTCAATGTGTGGCTTTCTATCAGCCATTATCATCGTCGTCTCAATTGTTTGTGTTGGTATTGATGGAGTAGGGTTCTCTAAAAGAGGGAAGATATTTGATTTGACCGGAATTCCTACCTCTCTTAGTTTGTTTGCATTTTGTTATGGAGTTCATTCCGTTACTCCCATGGTATACTCTTCTATGAGACATAGAAATCATTTctacaag ATTTTGTTCATCGTTTTTCCCCTCTGCACTGTGAACTACATTATCCTAGCTGTTCTTGGCTACTTAATGTTTGGCGATGATGTTCAATCTCAAGTGATAATGAACCTGCCTACGAGTAAAGTCATTTCAAAAATAGCAATATACACCACTTTAGCGATCCCCATCGTCAAGTATGCACTCCTAATGACACCTTTAGCAAATGCCATTGAGAACAGCTTGCCGAAAAAATGGAATAACATGCTCATTTTCATGTTCATAAGAACACTGCTATTAGTGAGCACAGTTGTATTGGCCATAgtttttccatattttgacaCACTGATGGCACTTGTTGGAGCCATTCTTTGTGTCACTATGTCCATGTTGCTTCCATGTATATGTTACTTGAAGATATTCAGATTATACCGGAAGTGTAGCGTCGAAGTTGCAATTATTGGATGTATTATAGTTATCGGTGTGGCTGTTGGTGTACTAGGTACATACACATCTGTTAAAGAGAGATTTGGATGA